aaaatatttcctagacgtagtgtggtaacacggtttattgacgacctctggcaagctgatttaatggatatgcaatctcattctaaaaaaaattatggttttaaattcatattaattgttatagacacatatagcaaatatgtatttgtggaaccgctgaaaaataaatcaggtaaagaatgtacaaaaggaatgtttaatatattgaaaaaagctaaaccaaaatttttacagacagataatggtacagaattttacaatgtccaattccaagatttaatgaaaaaatataaaattaagcattacagttcatacagtgttatcaaatgttcaatcGCGGAACGTGTGATTcgaactcttaaaaataatatatatagacattttactgCAACAGGCACATGGAATTGGcacaatacaatatcaaaaattatacataactataataacacaaaacacaGAACAATCAAATGTACACCTAGTGAAGCTCGAATGGGtacaaacagaattaaatttaacacatatataaattctgaaacattgtataaaccaaaatttaaagttaacgataaagtacgaatatctaagtataaacatatatttactaaaggatatacaccaaattggacaacggaaatatttacagtttcaaaagttttacagacaaaTCCAGTAACTTATCAACTAAAGGATGAATCAGGCAGTATAATTTTAGGTGGTTTTTATgaacaggaaattaaattaactgattttccaaacacctttctcattgaacgtattgtaaaaaaagttgggaataaaatgtttgttaaatggttaggttttgattcaagtcaaaattcatggataacatcatcagatattttaaaataatgtttttttatgtattatatttatttatttatttatttatttattttttttaataaaataaaatatcagttttttttattaagtcgaattaattatttcacatgATCTCCTGATCCTCATTAGtctgttttgaaaactatatataaatatatacaatcgataaaaacaaaaagcgtCATCTAGTggtaaataaatcaatgaaaataataatattgctgtaTTTTGTTCCGCTAGATAACGCTTTTAAACTGAGTCATTAAGTTTATAGTGACCATAAGCTAAAGTATTTATCCCGTCATCCATTATATAACGTTTATCATCGTTTGCACTTAGAACAAGTTTGTTCATTGTTTTCGAATGAACAACATGTTTATTTGATtggataaaattcatttttctatgAGTTTGTTCATCCTTGAGagttttatggtttataaaagcgtttagtatattcatataattgttaaattgcatgtgatttttaattatatatttctttacgccttttgctttttttttctcagcgccatctatagttttataagcatataatttcggtcttaatgaaacgaattctttaattataattcctTTCATTTCATCTTTAAAGAACCCTGgttgatttttatgaatttcactaAAACAACAATGGTCTTTAGGATAATTAGATGTGtcaaaatatggtaataaactattttttaaatcgtcaaaaaaatttgttgtttgGATAGCATATATCAGGGAATCAGTATCCGAATATAAAGAACTAATTTTAGTACCATACCTTTTCttcattacattataatggaagtcatacataaatgttttcgaaACGTCTAAAATTGCAAATCCTACATAAATTGCCTTGTCGAATTTAATTGTTTCCTTATGCTGATGAATGGCCATGAGATTCTTAGAATATATAGTTCTgtctttaaaactagttttcGCCATTAATTTCCTTGCTTTTTGTTCTGAAGAAACCAGTTTTATAGAAGTTCTTGCTCGAACATTCTCCATACATTTACCAAAAACGCTATTAATTAGCAACTTCCAGAAATCCTTCTCAAACTCGTTTTTAGCTTGTACTCTCATagatgtacataattttatgtatgatgccATCCATTTACTTTGGGAAAAACGGATAGCTCGATGAATTTTTACTACTTTAAGACCGTGAGAAattgcttgttttaaatttttgtaatgtacaatatagttttttttcggtgATAAAGTAGTTAACAATTTCTCAACTTTCGAATTTGGTGGACATTCGTTAAACGGTAAAAATGGGAaatcattatgatatttatgtagaTGTTTAGGATACTCAATATCAACTTCTAATATATATCCGACTTCTGAATCATCAGCGATTTTAGTTACATCTATGTTGAGATCGTCAACccattcaaaatctttaaaaggtAATTCTGTTAACATAGACTTCCCATACAAATTCACACAATCGAGATATGTAATCCATGTGATCGGTTCATTTGCATTATAGTCCAATCCTTCGATATTTGGTATGTTTGCCTTAACATATCTTTTGGTTGATTGGCATATCCCGCCTCTAATCGATTTTTCGAAGAAAAGCAACATGTTATACTCCTTTAACCTTGATAATTTGACCTTGGTATACTTCAGCATACAGTCAAAAGCAAACCCGGGAGCAGTCATATAATGAGCAGGATCTAGTTCGAGCGTAGATAAACATAAGTCTCTAAAATTTTCGAACACATCGGCTAGTATGCtaacatcagtttttaaataaagatcgctATATTCACCTAAAGTCTTTATATCAAATGTATGCCATACATTTTTAGCATGTATATAATCTTCATCACTAATTTTCTCGTCTGTTAAAGAGTTATAAAATTCTAGCTTTGATGGTAGAAAAGTATCATCTAATTTACTCCAATTATCGACATATTCATAAGGGAAGACTCCTTTTCGTGTAACTAAATCTAGTGCTTccgcagaaaatattttaagagtttCTCTAAATCTCGACTTATCTTCAGATAAATTTTCCGCAAGTTTACTTAATGACTCGCTCATAAAACGGAATGTATCAacaaattttatactaaatttaggTGCGATTTCCTTGCTgaaggatatatatttttctgatgaatTAGGAATAACGTGAATATTTTGATCATCGCAACCGAGCTCTCGAATTATGAAATGGCTATCGTAcgataaattatgaaagaaaattggaaTGAATGATGGAttagttatttgaaaattacattcgAGACAAAGACATTGTCTATATTTACCAGTAAAATGACAGTGATCTcgaactttaattaaattattttttttaaaatgttttgaacatttttcacatcttttaattctttgaaaacgtttttcttctttttcagtTAATTTACCCATTGGTGTAGCAGTTTcgtaaattgttttgatattatttccgatatcaatcatattttccataaattttTTTGCTGCATTTTCACCTCTATAAATAACCACCTTTCTAGGAATCTTCAACTGTTTTACTAACTcttttggtataatatcatagtcgacttttacataaaacccataactcataatttcatgtaaatgtgtaatatatgtttttttttttttacaactctgAATGAATTCATCAGGTTTTTTAGGAGTTAAAATACATTCGAAGTCTGCATAAATAACAATTGGTATCCTttgagtttttttataacttttaaaataaataaaatcatcatctccCTCTTCAAACATTATAGGTTTCCCTAATTGGTTCTTTCTACAATTATGTTGATGTTCAATCAATCCTTTCATACCCCAAAGTTTGCTTTTACACGGTTTGTTCCCAAAAGTAGTAAAACATCTTTTACATATAATTAGCTTagtacaatttttagttttctgacttctaacgaatcttgaaaaattttttatataacagtaatgtgatgtttcatcattattgaacagaaaaagatcgaaatgtttttttctttcagtattacaaatatacaaaggaaaaatatgttttttatcatttaaactataaatattaattgatacatcgtttgtacgttcaaattttttcatctgactgattggtgttggaaaatcaatacatttaaaatctaaaccactttttgtttctaacattttaaaatatttcttattcaaataagttttattcgatcgattatcaaacttagatagtattgaatatttaaaacatttagcatcgttattttttacatttataattgctcttttatcttttatatattcagGTAGATCTAGATACGTTCCTCCTCTGAGAGGATTCACTGTATTAATTCTCAATTGTAATACATCTATAGTTTTAAGGGACCACCCAGATCCTTTCGCTAAAAACTGGTCTTgttcagataataatttattgaacattccatttagtaatttattgaaattggaTGAATTACATGCAAGTGTATTAGAAGTTTTGAAAGCTATGTCCCGAACTTCTTGAGTGAGTATTCTTTCGTATACGCTATccacatgtaaattaaattttatagatgattgtaaacatgattcttttaactttaaaattaatttatctctaacatagttaaaaaaaagcgtgtaatctataaaatttaaagtattcttaatcaaaaatgtttttgaacatttcttaAATCTCTCGATTTCAAATAAACCTTCGTCAGAAGATGACATCCGCTCGTGTTTTGTaaccgtttttcttttcattatgaaactgaaaaaatagattaaataaaaaaaaaacataggtaaaagcaatcataatattgtaaatttattataacatcaacttctttttttttaattcttatgcaagcaattcagaatattgttttcaaaatataataaaagtattaattccaaattattacaaagaaaaaaagaattggttaatataataagaaattactcaGATTCTAATTCTCTTAACCGATTGTTTAGTTCTGTTAACCGGCACTGAAGATCTGCTTTACATTCACTTGAATATTTTTCGAAactattatgttcatttatcaatttatttttaaaaactgtttttttcttaatacaatcattaatttttgtaaatactttttgaaatgctTTCCGTTTCTCGATACAATAGCGTTTATTGTCACGCACCTGCTGTTCTACTTCTAGAATTCTGCTTTTAACTACGTTTATTTCTGAGTTCATGATTCTGAAAATTACatagaatttcaaaactaactgttaattgatacgtttttttaaatctaaaccacttttcctaacatttttattgcattagttttatttgaacGATTATCAAACTTATCCAGAATTGatgatataaaacatttattattcttcaacagatattatatacacagggatgatatattttataatttatgacaatatcattcgatatatttttataatataaaataataaataataacaaaataatttatttgtaaaaacaaattttattttttggaaaaactgaatattatcaatatttgtctAATTGTTCATACAACTCACTAAGACctttctgtatatttttttcacaaagaaacgctatataatttgaatttttataattatttatcatcgtTTGTTTTTCTTCTTCTAATATTGCTCGTGTCGTTTTCAATCTCGCTTTCAgaatctttatatttatttctctcAAGTTTTTTCTGAAAGTGACTTTAATTTCATCCATGCCGAGGTTGTTTTCGTCACGTTGTTGTAATATGGAGTTGATTTTTTCTAAGATAAGTGAcgactccatttttttttttttgtttttttgtttttttttattctagaaaaattgaatagaaataaaataatgtacaataataataataatttattattttattttatatttaactcttttatataagaaaaaattgtgttaatcaTAATTTACTAACATGTTTAACACTTAAAAGCTATGGTTCTCCttgggaaaataataatatttctgtttttacaacatatttccAAGTAAGGACTACTCTTTCTGCTAATTTCCCTACGACTCCGCCTCTACTTCTTAATTTGTTGACCACTAGACCAATTCCAGTGGCTTCTAAAAGTTCTATAGTCATCGGTAGTTTCGAAAGTTTGTATACACATTCATATATTTGTTCGTTGTCACAGGCCTCATCAGCTCTTACGATTTTTCTGGCGTAATGATTAATCACTCTGActgacctatatatatatatatatatatttatataaatgtttcttTATTAGGTTAGTTCAcatataaatgcttatattattttatgaaaccaagtataatataagcatttatatcaaaataaaaattaactatgatgGTAGatcgtgtataaattatagttttcaatgattatatttagtttGCAGAAACTaacgaataatttaataataacgtaaatgaaaaaaacaatactatattataaactataaaaaagaaaattacattgaatacctatatacataaatataaacttataatattattactaattattcataacaaatttaaaaaaaaaaattttaa
This genomic window from Metopolophium dirhodum isolate CAU chromosome 1, ASM1992520v1, whole genome shotgun sequence contains:
- the LOC132940910 gene encoding uncharacterized protein LOC132940910: MKRKTVTKHERMSSSDEGLFEIERFKKCSKTFLIKNTLNFIDYTLFFNYVRDKLILKLKESCLQSSIKFNLHVDSVYERILTQEVRDIAFKTSNTLACNSSNFNKLLNGMFNKLLSEQDQFLAKGSGWSLKTIDVLQLRINTVNPLRGGTYLDLPEYIKDKRAIINVKNNDAKCFKYSILSKFDNRSNKTYLNKKYFKMLETKSGLDFKCIDFPTPISQMKKFERTNDVSINIYSLNDKKHIFPLYICNTERKKHFDLFLFNNDETSHYCYIKNFSRFVRSQKTKNCTKLIICKRCFTTFGNKPCKSKLWGMKGLIEHQHNCRKNQLGKPIMFEEGDDDFIYFKSYKKTQRIPIVIYADFECILTPKKPDEFIQSCKKKKTYITHLHEIMSYGFYVKVDYDIIPKELVKQLKIPRKVVIYRGENAAKKFMENMIDIGNNIKTIYETATPMGKLTEKEEKRFQRIKRCEKCSKHFKKNNLIKVRDHCHFTGKYRQCLCLECNFQITNPSFIPIFFHNLSYDSHFIIRELGCDDQNIHVIPNSSEKYISFSKEIAPKFSIKFVDTFRFMSESLSKLAENLSEDKSRFRETLKIFSAEALDLVTRKGVFPYEYVDNWSKLDDTFLPSKLEFYNSLTDEKISDEDYIHAKNVWHTFDIKTLGEYSDLYLKTDVSILADVFENFRDLCLSTLELDPAHYMTAPGFAFDCMLKYTKVKLSRLKEYNMLLFFEKSIRGGICQSTKRYVKANIPNIEGLDYNANEPITWITYLDCVNLYGKSMLTELPFKDFEWVDDLNIDVTKIADDSEVGYILEVDIEYPKHLHKYHNDFPFLPFNECPPNSKVEKLLTTLSPKKNYIVHYKNLKQAISHGLKVVKIHRAIRFSQSKWMASYIKLCTSMRVQAKNEFEKDFWKLLINSVFGKCMENVRARTSIKLVSSEQKARKLMAKTSFKDRTIYSKNLMAIHQHKETIKFDKAIYVGFAILDVSKTFMYDFHYNVMKKRYGTKISSLYSDTDSLIYAIQTTNFFDDLKNSLLPYFDTSNYPKDHCCFSEIHKNQPGFFKDEMKGIIIKEFVSLRPKLYAYKTIDGAEKKKAKGVKKYIIKNHMQFNNYMNILNAFINHKTLKDEQTHRKMNFIQSNKHVVHSKTMNKLVLSANDDKRYIMDDGINTLAYGHYKLNDSV